From Erigeron canadensis isolate Cc75 chromosome 8, C_canadensis_v1, whole genome shotgun sequence, one genomic window encodes:
- the LOC122609923 gene encoding F-box/FBD/LRR-repeat protein At5g53840-like isoform X1, with protein sequence MMDRGMNLEGDDRLSSLPEDLIYKILSYNGIKRAIKPSTLASKWRYMWTAMPFLDFSSEDFSTLTKFSAFVANVLSLRDNQAQVYSIKLRFVGDVSQDFVKQIMDYAFSHNIQRLDVTCLLEDHSVELPLSLFGSQSLKHLSLKRDFIVRWGESENFLFSYDLTTTSTWELPALTSLCLGDLTLCDDSTDKHSGLFSKYLNLKNLTLRGCKFIGSSGLCIWHPLLADLTIYSVHGNKNFFIVVALQLKNLNIGGYWKLQYLVSAPELASLRFSGGARTKDRRDVCRSEKLPLR encoded by the coding sequence TGGACAGGGGAATGAATTTAGAAGGCGACGATAGGCTAAGCAGCTTGCCAGAGGATCTTATTTACAAAATTCTGTCTTACAATGGCATTAAACGAGCTATTAAACCTAGTACCTTGGCTTCTAAATGGAGATATATGTGGACAGCAATGCCCTTTCTCGATTTCTCAAGTGAGGATTTTTCTACATTAACCAAGTTTTCCGCTTTTGTTGCCAATGTTCTGTCTCTCCGCGATAATCAGGCCCAAGTGTACTCAATCAAGCTTCGTTTCGTTGGAGATGTTAGCCAGGACTTTGTTAAACAAATCATGGACTATGCGTTTTCTCATAACATCCAAAGACTTGATGTTACATGCTTGCTTGAGGACCATAGTGTTGAACTCCCTCTTTCTCTATTTGGATCCCAGTCTCTCAAACATCTTAGCCTAAAAAGGGATTTTATTGTCCGGTGGGGTGAGAGTGAGAATTTTCTATTTTCATACGACCTTACAACTACGTCAACTTGGGAGCTCCCGGCCTTAACATCATTGTGTCTCGGTGATCTCACTTTATGTGATGACAGTACTGATAAGCACTCTGGTCTTTTCTCTAAGTATTTGAACTTGAAGAATCTCACCTTAAGAGGTTGCAAATTTATAGGATCGAGTGGTTTATGCATTTGGCATCCTCTGCTAGCCGATCTAACAATTTATAGTGTGCATGGGAATAAGAATTTCTTTATAGTGGTTGCTCTTCAACTCAAGAATCTCAATATAGGTGGCTATTGGAAGCTTCAATATCTGGTTTCTGCACCCGAACTTGCCTCCTTGCGCTTTAGCGG